The nucleotide sequence TTACTgggacgtccacacacacacacctgtactgggacgtctacacacacacacctgtactgggacgtctacacacacacacctgtactggaATGTCTTAACACACCTTTACTgggacgtccacacacacacacctgtactgggacgtctacacacacacacctgtactgggacgtccacacacacacacctgtactgggacgttcacacacacacacctgtactgggacgtctacacacacctgtactgggaCGTCTTAACACACCTTTACTGGGACGTCTTAACACACCTTTACTGGGACGTCGTCCTTCTTGTCTTCAGGACTCTTctctgcagcctgaaaacaccaaccaaagacgtgtgtgtgacaggagggaacgtgacacaggtgacaaacGGGTCCGTTTAGTTCCTGGTCTCATCTGACAACACCGGCCCAGCACcaaaccagtcagaccagttcCCTGTGGTTGGACTGGGACCTCCTCAGCTCCACGCCCTCCAGGTTCTGGACCCAGCAGCCCCATTGAGGTCTGCAGGGTTCTGAAGGAGGATCAAGTACCTTGGGTTTGGGGGGGTCCACCTCGCGCCTCCTCCTGACGCTGGTGTGTTGAGCTGTGGTGGGCTGAGAGGACACAACACGGATCAGCGGTCGGGTCCAAATCAGCGAGTCCAAACCTCAAACATCAGGTGTTCTGCTCACCTGTGGAagcttcagctccaccaggtgTGTTGGCGTCTCAAAACGGTCCAGACCGAACTGGGACAGCACAGCAGACACTGGggatcagggtgtgtgtgtgtgtgtggggggggggggtgtgtgggtgtgggggtgtgtgtgtgtggggggggtgtgtatgtgggtgtgtgtgtgtgtgtgtggggggggtgtgtatgtgggtgtgtgtgtgtgtgtgtgggggggggtgtgtatgtgggtgtgtgtgcgagtgtgtgtgtgtggggggtgggggtgtgtgtgtgtgggtgggggggggtgtatgtgggtgtgggggtgtgtgtgtgtgtgagtgtgagtgtgtggggggtgggtgtggggggggggggtgtatgtgggtgtgtgtgtgtgtgtgtgggggtatgtgtgtgagtgtgagtgtgtgtgtgtgtgtgtgagtgtgagtgtgtgtgtgtggggggtgggggtgtgtgtgtgtgggggggagtgtgtgggggggggtgggggtgtgtgtgtgtgtgggggagtgtgtgtgggtgtgtgtgtgtgtgtggggggtgggtgggtgtggggggggtgtgtatgtgggtgtgtgtgtgtgtgggggggtatgtgtgtgagtgtgagtgtgggggtgtgtgtgtgtgtgagtgtgagtgtgagtgtgtggggggtgggggtgtgtgtgtgtgtgggggagtgtgtgtgggtgtgtgggggggggtgggggtgtgtgtgtgtgtgggggagtgtgtggggggggggggggggtgtatgtgggtgtgggggtgtgtttgtgtgggtgtgtgtatgtgtttgtgcgggtgtgtgtgtgtgggtgtgtaggtgggtgtgtgtgtgtgtgtgtgtgtgtgtgtgtgtgttaccatgTTAGGCTTGATGTGCGCCTGGCAGGTGAACGCAGGATATTGATGAAAGCTATAATATCCGTTCCCTCCAGGCTGTCTGACCTTTGGTGACCCAAAATAAAGTCCCACACTGGTGTCCTGGAAACACAACCAAATCagatctctctcacacacacacacacacacacacgcacacacacacacagttgttggggtgtgtgtgtgtggttccgTGTCGGAGCTGCGCCTCACGTTCAGGTTGATGACCTCATCGTAGCAGCGCGAGCTCCTCAGGTACCAGGAGACGTTGaggtggacaggaagtgatgcgttaCAGGTCCCTGAGaggactgcacacacacacacacacacacacacacacacacacacacacacacacacacacacacacacacacacacacacacacaaggcttGAGACCATGACAAGGAGCGGCTGAGCAAAGGCATCAGAACCGGGCTGTcgtggcgccccctgctgggtggcACCGGTACCACTCACGTTTGAGGTGGACGATGGTGCCGTTGAAGAGCGTTTTAGTGAACCGGAAGTActtctgttgctgcagcagctcctgaaacACAACAAACCCAATCAGGACCGCTGGACTCCCAGGGTCCATGACTGCCGGGTCCAGGACGGGTCCAGTATACTGAGCTGTGAGGGCGTGTACCTGTGCTCGTGCACGTAAATGACATTTATACATCATTGATACATCCACTGTTGTCCGGTTCCGTCTCACGCACGTCTCAGAATATCTCCAGCACCGTTTTGACCCACTCTCTGACCCGCAGAACCCCAGAACTCCCGCAGAGACGCGTGCGCGGCTACGTTGGCGGAACTCACGCTGTCCACATCCAGGATCCACTTCCCGGCCTCGGATATCGCGCTGACCGGCCCGTTCTGTcccggcagcagcaacaggagcagcggCCAGGACCAGAGGCCCGGCCCGGTCCGACCCGGACCCGCAAAGCTCGCCATATGAGCCAGCAGCAGAACTCAGAACGCAGCGCTGGACCAGCTCACAGGACCGTCGCACTTCCGGGTTCCGGTTGTGACGCAGGCGGTTGACAGTGGGGTGAGGCGTTCACTGACCGTAGGACTTATGAGCTTCCGTCGTTTTGGGGGCTACCTCCTGTCCGAGGCCGGTGCCAGCTTCAGAACCTCTTCCTTACTGGATCCCTAAATCATTTTAATGACCCAGTAGAGGTCAGGAATTGGACAAACTCCCACCCGGACCCTCTGCAGAGCTCCAGACCagcttttcctccctcccagcaTTCCCAGTTTCCTCAGTCCAGTGGTTTCtttcctctggttctgctgcGTCCGGTTCGGACAGTACTCGCCCCCCAACCCTTCCTACTTCCTGTGCCAGTTTCTGCACTGTTGAGAGTAAAGTTAGATGAAGGAAtagcgacccccccccctttatctGATCAATAAAGAGCAACAGTCTTATCCTTCTCTGATaatcacctgacacacacacacggggtcCACGCGCAGCAGTAACATGAGTCACATGACAGATCAAAGGCCGCTTGGTCGCAGGTGGATCAATCGTCCTGTGTGATCgcccacaggtgaaacacactcGAGTGCTccacaccgccccctgctggctctgCCCGCTATCGCGGATTATTCCCTAAAACTTAAACCATCATATTTTTAAACTTTCTGTCCCATGAAGCGACGTCATCTGTTCTTGTTCTGGTTGAATTTGATCACAAACGATacttggtggtggtggtggtggtgaggggggggggggttggaccaGTCAGAACCCTGAACGCATCATGATCTGCACACAGGAGCCAGGTGACGTTAGGACCTGGAGGAGAACTCactgagtgcgtgtgtgtgtgtgtgtgcacgcgccgGGCGGGGTTGCAATGAAAGAGAACCTGTTTTCGGACCCCCCCGGCCTGTCAGACGACCTGGGCGTGTTCGTCAGTCGGAGCTTCTGCTTCCTTTGGTGTCGTTTcggtctccagcagcagcagaacgcaGAGGTGAGCGGAGAAACTCCACCGTGATCATCATTTTATAATGTTGTTTCAAtggttgtctgtgtgtgtgtgcgcgcgcgcgtgtgtaccGCGATACTGGACATATCAAGTTACGTTTTTCACGTTGTTGAACGGTGGAAAATTCCAATAATCAACTTTTCCAAGGATCGCACGtagtgatgcgttcaggggcTATGGAAAAACACCGTATCAGAGAGTTGCGCGAGCGGACAGGAGGTTCCCTGCTCAGAGGTTCTGCTCAGGGGTTCTGCTCAGGGGTTCTGCTGCTGAGACATGAGAGAGCAGAGTCAGAATCAGAACCTGACAGGGTTGTTGGACGGAAACATCTGAAGGATCAAACTCTCATTTCAGGTCTTTGATCTATCTTCAGCCGCCAACATGTTCCTGGTGCAGAGCTTCTTCAAAAAAGTCATTGATGTTGTGAGGTGGGAGAACCGAGACAACACCTgtgctaagctaggctaggctaggctaggctaggctaatgGCTCATGGTTCTACTTTCTCCACAGTGACATCGATCCATCCCAGTTTCACCCCTCCGACCCAGTGAGTAGCAACGATGCTAACACCAGCAACGATGCTAACACCAGCAACGATGCTAACACCAGCAACCAtgctcactctgtgtgtgtgtgtgtgtgtgtgtgtgtgtgtgtgtgtgtgcagccgcCTCCTCGCCGACCTCTGAACTTTGCTGAAACACACGAGTCCGAGGAGGAGAAAAAGTACCGGAGACTTTTCAGTCAGCTGGCAGGAGACGTGAGTCCATCCCCTCATTCCAGTTTCATCTGGATTAGCTctggttttacacacacacacacacacgcacacacacacacacacacacacagagctcttgTTGtttgctcctccatcagctgcagggatgctaacgttagcttccTAAAGAGCTTCAGTGGCTCTGGGTGCGTCCACTCACCCTCTGAATGATGTTTTCTGTGGTCGCTCGCCACACCTGCCTGAAGTCGGCCACATTCCAAACTCCGCCCACTTGCAGCGCAGGCGGGTCAGTCCGGGTCAGTCCGGGTCAGTCCCAGGAcgctgtcctctgtcctctgggaCGCATCCTGGGAGGTTTGAGACAACCACAAAGCTTTGTTGGGTCAACTTTTcccaacaaacacagaaaatggtGCCGTCGTGCTGAGattcccaaacacacacacacacacacacacacacacacacacacacacacacacacaccattcctgCCATTCCCCGGCAGGGAGGAACTCGAGGCGTGAGTCATGGCTGGGGTGTGGGCACCAGTTTTACCAGAACTTTCATCTCTGGATCTTCTTCTAGAAtctcggggtgtgtgtgtgtgtggggggggtgtgtgtgtgtgtgtgtgtgtgtgtgtgtgtgtgtgtgtgtgtgtgtgtgtgtgtgggggtgtgtgtgtgggtgtgtgtgtgtgtgggtgtgtgtgtgtgtgggggtgtgtatgtgtgggggtgtgtgtgggggtgtgtgtgtgtgtgggggtgtgtgtgtgtgtgtgggggggggggttatgaggTTATCCTGTGCTCTTCATCACGCGTGTGCTTCAGCAGGACATGGAGGTGAGTCCTACTGAGCTGATGGACATCCTCAACAAAATTGTTACCAAATGTGAGTCCACTTCGATTGGTtgatgtaaacaggaagtgatgcaactGCCCGTCTGAAcgctttgttgtttgtttcagtCGATAACATGAAGACTGACGGATTCAGCATCGAGTCGTGTCGCAGCATGGTCGCCGTCATGGACGTATCCTTCCACAGACCGCCGTGTGGCtctgctaaccctgctgctaaccctgctgctgctgctgctaaccctgctgctaaccctgctgctgctaaccctgctgctaaccctgctgctgctaaccctgctgctaaccctgctgctaaccctgctgctaaccctgctgctgctaaccctgctgctaaccctgctgctaaccctgctgctaaccctgctgctgctgctgctgctaaccctgctgctaacctaacctgctgctaaccctgctgctaaccctgctgctgctaaccctgctgttaaccctgctgctgctgctgctaaccctgctgctaaccctgctgctgctaaccctactgttaaccctgctgctgctgctgctgctaaccctgctgctaaccctgctgctaaccctgctgctgctaaccctgctgttaaccctgctgctgctgctgctgctaaccctgctgctaaccctgctgctgctaaccctactgttaaccctgctgctgctgctgctgctaaccctgctgctaaccctgctgctgctgctgctaaccctgctgctaacgctgctgctaaccctgctgctaaccctgctgctaaccctgctgctaaccGCTCATAGCACACAGCACCATTCACACGCATCCCTGAGTCCCTGACAACATTCCGCATTATTTACTAGGGtatctgtgacctttgacccacatCTCCAGAGTGACAGTACAGGAAAACTGGGCTTCCAGGAGTTTATATACCTGTGGGGGAACATCAAGAAGTGGCAGGTGGGTGTGGCtacatcaccatggcaacagaggcaTTGTTGTCACGTTCTTAATGTCCAGCTGTTCTGTTGTTATAGTCGGTCTACGTGAAATATGACGCCGACGGCTCAGGTGTGATCAGCGCCCGCGAACTTCCTGGAGCCTTCCAGgccgcaggtgtgtgtgtgtgtgtgtgtgggggggggggggggggggtccggcgAGTAAAGGTGAATTCTTCAGTACAATAATCCTCCAatcaacacgtgtgtgtgtgtgtgtgcacgtgcgcaggCTTCCCTCTGAACGAGCAGCTCTACAAGATGATTGTGCGTCGCTACAGTGACGAGCACGAGAACATGGACTTTGACAACTTCATCGGCTGCCTCGTGCGGCTGGACGCGATGTGCCGTGAGTGTCTCCGTCCTCTGCTGTCCCTGAACGCAACATCTGTCCCATTCTGGCtgacgtgtgcgtgtgtgtgtgtgtgtgtgtgcgcaggcgCCTTTAAGACtctggacaaagacaacaacGGCTCCATCGAGCTGGACATTAAAGAGGTGAAACACGCTTCAACCGCTGTGTGAACTAGccgctaacgttagctagcGCCACGTGTGACGGACGTCCATGTCCAAGCGTGGTGCCGGCTGGAGGTCCAGATGTGCAGCTGGAGGTCCAGATGTGCAGCTGGAGGTCCAGATGTGCAGCTGGAGGTCCAGATGTGCAGCTGGAGGTGAGACAGCTGCAGATGTTGGCTGACTACAAACGTGCGCTGTCTGTTGCAGTGGCTGCAGCTCACCATGTACTCCTGAGGACGTGGACGCgtgcacctccaccacctccacgtgCACTAACAGCCAGAAACCTGGCGGTCTCCATGGTGACGGGTCCAGACGGCCAGGGCAGCGCTGAGCTCATTCCAACCCATCATGTGTAACCGGGACCAACCTGAACCTCCACGTTTGTGTGTGGCGCCTCCTGGTGGCGGCGCGTGGAACTGATTTATATATATGTTACTTTAATTTGGCTAAAAATCAGAAGTTTGAGTAAAATAAAGAATGTTGAAGTATTATGGGGTGTCGTTATTCCACTGGGGttaccttttttttattttgttttttcccaacTCACCTTTGATTTAAATGCGATGAAATCAAACGGAAGTCGCTGATGGCGGCCATCGGCGTGCtcgtgcgcgtgtgtgggcGCGCCGGTGTGAGGATGAGAGGGGCGGAGGCGACGCACAACAGGTGTGAcgcgcagcagctgcaggacgggAGCAAAGGAGCCGTTTAGGGATAAAAACCGAGCAGGTAAGTCCGCGGTTCCGTGGTTATGATGTCACACCGGAAGTGTTAAATTAGCCATTTGAGTCAGATAACGACTCTTTTACGCTAATGGGCGCTCGTGCGCGCTCGTGCTCGTGTTTGAATGCGTGATCGATCGTTTTAGGTCACAGCAATTAGCTCTGTGCCAATAAAGAATCTAATAAAGTGAAAATAGGCAATAAAAGCTTAAAAGTCACGGAAGTGCAGGTCCGGGGAGCCTCCGGGTGACGTCACAGCGCgcagcaggtggcaggaagtgCTCGATGTTTGCTGGAGGTCAACACAGGTGTCCACCctgctcctgtctgtctgcctgtctgtctgtctgtctctctgtctgcctgcctgtctgtctctctgcctgcctgtctgtctgtctgcctgtctgtctctctgcctgtctctgtctgcctgtctgtctgcctgtctctctctgtctgtctgtctgtctgtctgtctgccaagGCAAAAAAAACTAGAAGAAATATTCAAAAGATCATTTAGCTGAAACTgagctctctcttcctccctctctctctcacactatcacacaccctcacacaccctcacacacacccacacactctcacaccctctcacacacccacacactctcacacacacccacacacccatcctcacacacccacacacacccacacactctcacaccctctcacacactctcacacaccctcacacacacccacacacccacacactatcacacaccctcacacacccacacactatcacacaccctcacacacaccccacactatcacacaccctcacacacacccacacactctcacacaccctctcacacacccacacactctcacaccctcacacacacccacacactctcacacatccacacaccctctcacacacccacacaccctctcacacacccctcacacacccacacactctcacaccctcacacaccctcacacacacccacacaccctcacacacccacacaccctcacacacacccacacactctcacacacccacacacatcctcacacacccacacacccccatacacacccacaaacatccacacacatcctcacacaccctctcacacacccacaccctctcacacacccacaccctctcacacaccctcacactctcacacaccctcacacacccccaTACACACTTacaaacatccacacacaccctctcacacacccacacactctcacacaccctctcacacacccacacactctcacacacccacacactctcacacacaccctctcagaTGGCATCAGCCCCGCCCACTCtaccagagcaggaggagcttcaGAGGAGAGCCAATCAGGTGACAGATGAGGTGAGAGCAtcagcgaaggagaggaggttGTGGGTTTGATTCTAGTACGAGTGAGTCATGGTGCTGCTGGTTACCATGGCGCCGGATGGGCAGCAACCCTCGGGGAGCTGGAGGAACTCacatggagacacacacacacacccacacatctacacacacacctacacacactctctctcctgctgggcTGTTTTAAAGGTCACAGGAGGTCGTTGGTCCCTCGCCACCTCCTCCGTCTCTGAAGATGGACTTGATGtttacacatgaacacacacttgGTCCTCACTATAACACATATTCAGGAGTCCTTTGTTTACCTGTTTACTCGTTTACCTGTTTTGCCTTTCATTAAAATGGCCTCTTTGatccttttcctttcttccagTCTCTGGAGAGCACGAGGAGGATGATGCAGCTAGTTGAGGAGGTAACCACATGGTTAGCGTGATGCTGGAGAACTTTAGCCGGTCCTAGTTGGTCTCAGGCTAACATGCGGAGGCTCCAGCCGGGATCCTGGTGGATCCCAGAGACCCGGACGGTGTCACCTGGACCCGGACCAGAATCAGTGGGAGCTCATTTCTGTTCTTCTGTGCAGAGCAAAGACGCTGGGATCAGGACTCTGGTCATGCTGGACGAACAAGGAGGTAAACAAGGAGTCCTCACAGAAAACCAGGAAGTCGCCAATCAGGAGAAACCTTtgttaatttccttttttctaattTGGTTTGATACaatgtaaaaacattttaaattataAACTTGTTCCAAGTGTTGTAAAAGTTTCTTTCTAGAGAAATGGATGAGTGGAAGAGTTGGTGCTGTGTGAGGTTAGCCACGGTTAGCCTCGGGTAACAAGGTTAGCCACGGTTAGCAAGGTTAGCCTAGGGTAACAAGGTTAGCCACGGTCACCAAGACAAGGTTACCCTCAGTTAACAAGGTTAGCCACGATCACCAAGGTTACAAGGTTAGCCTCGGTTAACAAGGGTAACAAGGTTAGCCACGGTTAGCCTCGGGTAACAAGGTTAGCCACGGTTAGCTAGGTTAGCCTCGGGTAACAAGGTTAGCCACGGTCACCAAGACAAGGTTACCCTCGGGTAACAAGGTTAGCCACGGTTAGCCTCGGGTAACAAGGttaaagattaagattaagatgtactttattcatccccatagggaaattAGCCACGGGTAACATGGCTAGCCTTGTGTAACAAGGTTAGCCACGGTTAGCCTCGGGTAACAAGGTTAGCCACGGTCACCAAGACAAGGTTACCCTCGGTTAACAAGGTTAGCCACGGTCACCAAGACAAGGTTACCCTCGGTTAACAAGGTTAACCACGGTCACCAAGGTTACCCTCAGTTAACAAGGTTAGCCACGGTCACCAAGGTTACAAGGTTAGCCTCAGTTAACAAGGTTAGCCACAGTCACCAAGGTTAGCGTAGGTTAACAAGGTTAGCCTCGGTTAGCCAGGGTTAGCCTTGTTTACCAAGGAGTCACCAGGCCTCTGTGAAGGTCCACATCCTGTGTTGTCTCAGAGCAGCTGGAGCGGATCGAGGAGGGTTTGGATCAGATCAACTCTGACATGAAGGAGGCGGAGAAGAACCTGACCGACCTGGACCGGTGCTGCGGCCTCTGCGCCTGTGACAAGTGGGTGCCGCTCAGCTCCACACGTTCGGATCAAAGGGTTCAGATCAAAGGTCAGGCTAACCGCGCCGTTGTGCCGTAGACTGAAGGCCTTTGAGGAGAGCGGCGCCTACAAGGCCGTGTGGGGCGGAGCCTCCAGCCAGGACGCCGTCGTCTCTAATCAGCCGCCGTCGACGCACGTCGTTGACGAGCGGGAGATCATGATCATGAGTGGGGGGTACATACGCAGGTGAGCaccactcacttcctgttcacccGCAGACAAACCCAGACCCCCCTTCCAGGTCACGAAGGTCTCGCCGTGTTACAGAGTGACCCACGACGGGCGGGAGGACgagatggaggagaacctgGCCCACGTGGGGAGCATCGTGGGGAACCTGAAGAGCATGGTCATCGACATGAGGAACGAGATCGACACGCAGAGAGACCAGATGGATCGCGTCCAGGGGAAGGTACGGCTCCCAAACACaccatcaccatggtaaccacccatcctctccctctgctttcATCACTGCTTtgatctccctctctctgcaggcCACTCTCAACGTGTCCCGCATCGACCACGCCAACCAGAAGGCGACCAACCTGATGAAGCGATAGCAACGTCCCCCCTCTGTCTTCTGCCTGCGTAGCAACATTGCCCCCCCAGCTACAGCCGGACCAGGGAGCTGCTCCGAAGCTCTCTGGCTCCACCAGGTGGCCTGGAGAGGAACTGGCTCCTCCAGGATTCAGGCGTGTTGGAGAAAAGTTGCCTTCAGATGTTTCCACACGCCTGTGTGATTTTAGCTTGTATGTAGCATGTTTGTTGAGCTACACGCGCAGGGTGGCAGGAAGCTCAGGCGCGATGACCTCCGACCTTCTCACGCCACGTTAGAAATTAGTACTTTGAGGGGTTATGGCGTGATTGTTGTGAACACTTGTGAATAAAATGTGTAAACAAGGTGAACTAATTATTGAGGTCATTGCTGGGAGGAATGTGGCCCGTTGGGCCCCTAATTAAACTGTTAATGGTGCAAAATTCGTGATTTTTTCGGACGGTGTATCGGTGCAACAATATTGCGCATtcaagggaggaaaaaaaaattcgGAGTCTGCGCAGTGACGATGTTCTCGTCGCTCCGAACTTTCGGGAGAATCAccgaggaaggaggggagggagcgAGCTACGCCATTTTCAGGGTAATCGTCCCATATTTTATATTCTGGCTACAGACGCCGCTCGTGCCGCCGCGCGCGACGGGCTGCGCGAGCGGCGCACTTCCGTTTGACAAGAACGTTAAAAGCACACCGAGCTAATGCAATAAGAGCTAGCCGAAGCTAGCAAAATCCCGTCTTGGAGTTCAGGAAATGTACTCCTTCGGTGGTGTTTAACTTAGCGGACGCGCGCGGCAACGTGTCCCGAAACGTAAAGATGCCCAATGATTGAGATATCCGTCGATTAACGCGGTTATTTTAGCGTCGATGTTTAGCAGCGTCACGCTACGTTAGCTGACAGAGATGGCGGCGCCAGtgtgagcagcaacaggaagaagCCGCACAAAGGCTGGGAGACTCGCCGCTGATTGGCCGAGGCAGACCACGTGACGCCTTACGTCACCGCCGCGATTCaattaaaataacagcaacaaggttatttatttaactttgaCACGTTAAGTGTTGACTAATTTCCACCCGTTTATGTTTCAATAGCTGCTGGCAGATGatattaatgttttattgttgaGTATCGATCAATATtggtgtgtatgtatatatttctTATGTTGAAAttgaaaatacaataaaatgttttaatgcatt is from Takifugu rubripes chromosome 11, fTakRub1.2, whole genome shotgun sequence and encodes:
- the LOC105418335 gene encoding calpain small subunit 1; this encodes MKENLFSDPPGLSDDLGVFVSRSFCFLWCRFGLQQQQNAEVFDLSSAANMFLVQSFFKKVIDVVSDIDPSQFHPSDPPPPRRPLNFAETHESEEEKKYRRLFSQLAGDDMEVSPTELMDILNKIVTKFDNMKTDGFSIESCRSMVAVMDSDSTGKLGFQEFIYLWGNIKKWQSVYVKYDADGSGVISARELPGAFQAAGFPLNEQLYKMIVRRYSDEHENMDFDNFIGCLVRLDAMCRAFKTLDKDNNGSIELDIKEWLQLTMYS
- the LOC101077991 gene encoding synaptosomal-associated protein 25, translating into MASAPPTLPEQEELQRRANQVTDESLESTRRMMQLVEESKDAGIRTLVMLDEQGEQLERIEEGLDQINSDMKEAEKNLTDLDRCCGLCACDKLKAFEESGAYKAVWGGASSQDAVVSNQPPSTHVVDEREIMIMSGGYIRRVTHDGREDEMEENLAHVGSIVGNLKSMVIDMRNEIDTQRDQMDRVQGKATLNVSRIDHANQKATNLMKR